A genome region from Euphorbia lathyris chromosome 4, ddEupLath1.1, whole genome shotgun sequence includes the following:
- the LOC136227755 gene encoding receptor like protein kinase S.2-like, protein MTGVDFFKNTDYGRVDLNMVELDKFVANDRVDFNKSLDDEVVHMNWFESDKFMADDDGVDLDKSIDDEMVDWNNSMDNDFAKVTGARKVSYKDLVQATNNFSEQDKLGEGSFGAVYRGFSNELNCYVAVKRVSRDSKQGIKEYTYEVKIISQLRHRNIVKLMGWCHERKELLLVYEFMSNGSLDSHLFKENRLLTWEMRYKIALGFASGLLYLHEEWEKYVVHRDIKAGNIMLDSDFNPKLGDFGLARLAEHGKGLEYTALAGTIGYVSPEYATTGRASKESDVYSFGIVALEIACGRKIINLKAREDQINLREWVWDLYGEGKLLEAADPRLDIYFNELQVKRLMIVGLWCAHPDEKSRPTMEKAIQVLKFHAPCPILPSKRPMVSYFSPFSMSSDSSVTMSEESRSQPPRLGNNYMVHRTNNMPEQEKLGLGGFGTIYKGILNELNSYIPVKNSMLGFWNRNKQNKEVIDILRSTGLRMFSYKDLVHATHNFSKENILEVEDFCTVYKGFWKEENMYISIERRLNISDQQVEEYAHRIMIFSGLHHRNLVRLIGWCQERKEFCFVFEFMPNSSLDYYLFSRKDNMLTWELRYRIVQNLASVLHFLHETADECIVHGDIKSRNVMLDSNFTAKLAFCPAKLKNHFVPDLVGTPVYVAPEYILTGENSRKSDVYSFGLVALEIASGRRPRDPTNYDYDMVKWVWDLYGEQKQLEAADPRLDGNFDVKQMECLLVLGLWCSHPNPNFRPSARQAIRVLNFEDSLPLLPRIRPLFTWPPNPPLSL, encoded by the coding sequence ATGACCGGAGTTGACTTCTTTAAAAACACAGATTATGGTAGAGTTGACTTGAATATGGTTGAGTTAGACAAATTCGTGGCCAATGATCGAGTTGATTTTAATAAATCCTTAGATGATGAAGTAGTTCACATGAATTGGTTTGAGTCAGATAaattcatggccgatgatgatGGAGTCGACTTAGATAAATCCATTGATGATGAAATGGTTGACTGGAACAACTCCATGGACAATGATTTTGCAAAGGTTACTGGTGCTCGTAAGGTCTCTTACAAAGACTTGGTTCAAGCCACAAATAACTTTTCAGAACAAGATAAACTTGGAGAGGGAAGTTTTGGTGCAGTTTATAGAGGATTCTCGAATGAATTGAACTGTTATGTTGCAGTGAAGAGGGTTTCAAGAGATTCAAAACAAGGCATAAAGGAGTATACGTATGAAGTTAAGATCATTAGTCAGCTACGGCATAGAAATATAGTAAAATTAATGGGTTGGTGCCACGAAAGGAAGGAACTCTTACTTGTTTATGAGTTCATGTCCAACGGCAGTTTGGATTCCCATCTTTTTAAAGAAAATAGGTTGCTGACATGGGAGATGAGGTACAAAATTGCTCTAGGATTTGCCTCTGGATTGCTTTACTTACACGAAGAATGGGAGAAATATGTGGTGCACAGAGATATAAAGGCAGGCAATATTATGTTAGATTCAGATTTCAATCCGAAACTTGGTGATTTTGGTTTAGCAAGACTAGCAGAGCATGGAAAAGGTCTGGAATACACAGCTTTAGCAGGCACAATTGGTTATGTGTCTCCGGAATATGCCACTACAGGCAGGGCAAGCAAGGAATCAGATGTATATAGTTTCGGGATTGTTGCTTTGGAAATTGCTTgtggaaggaaaatcatcaaCCTGAAGGCAAGAGAAGATCAAATAAATTTGAGAGAGTGGGTTTGGGATCTCTATGGAGAAGGAAAGCTACTTGAGGCAGCTGATCCCAGActagatatatattttaatgaGCTCCAAGTTAAACGTTTAATGATAGTTGGGCTCTGGTGTGCTCATCCAGATGAAAAGTCAAGACCTACAATGGAGAAAGCAATACAGGTCCTCAAATTTCATGCTCCATGTCCTATTCTGCCATCAAAGAGGCCTATGGTCTCCTATTTTTCTCCATTTTCGATGTCTTCCGATTCTAGTGTTACGATGTCTGAGGAAAGCCGAAGTCAACCTCCAAGACTTGGCAACAATTATATGGTTCACAGGACAAACAACATGCCAGAACAAGAGAAGCTTGGCTTAGGAGGTTTTGGTACAATTTACAAAGGAATCTTGAATGAATTGAACTCTTATATCCCTGTAAAAAATTCAATGCTTGGCTTTTGGAATAGGAATAAACAGAACAAAGAAGTTATTGATATCCTAAGATCCACTGGCCTGCGGATGTTTTCCTACAAAGATTTGGTTCATGCCACACATAACTTCTCAAAGGAAAACATACTTGAGGTGGAAGATTTTTGTACAGTTTACAAAGGATTCTGGAAGGAAGAGAATATGTATATTTCAATCGAGAGAAGACTAAACATTTCCGATCAACAGGTGGAGGAGTATGCTCACAGAATTATGATCTTTAGTGGATTGCATCATAGGAATTTAGTGAGACTCATTGGTTGGTGCCAGGAAAGAAAGGAATTCTGTTTTGTTTTTGAGTTTATGCCTAACAGCAGTTTGGATTACTATCTCTTTTCAAGAAAAGATAACATGTTGACGTGGGAATTGAGGTATCGTATTGTTCAAAATTTGGCCTCAGTATTGCATTTTTTGCATGAAACTGCGGATGAATGTATAGTGCATGGAGATATAAAGTCCAGAAATGTTATGTTGGATTCAAATTTTACTGCTAAACTTGCCTTTTGCCCTGCAAAGTTAAAGAACCACTTTGTTCCAGATCTTGTGGGCACCCCGGTCTACGTTGCTCCAGAATACATCCTTACAGGGGAGAATAGCAGGAAATCTGATGTGTATAGTTTTGGTCTTGTTGCTCTGGAAATTGCCAGCGGTAGAAGACCCCGGGATCCAACTAATTATGATTATGACATGGTTAAATGGGTTTGGGATCTGTACGGAGAACAAAAGCAACTGGAAGCTGCTGATCCAAGACTAGATGGAAATTTTGATGTGAAACAAATGGAATGTTTACTGGTACTTGGTCTTTGGTGTTCTCACCCAAATCCAAATTTTAGGCCTTCAGCCAGACAAGCAATTAGAGTCTTGAATTTTGAAGATTCGTTGCCTCTTCTTCCGCGAATAAGGCCCCTCTTTACGTGGCCACCTAATCCGCCTCTCAGCTTGTAA